Below is a genomic region from Alosa sapidissima isolate fAloSap1 chromosome 19, fAloSap1.pri, whole genome shotgun sequence.
CCATGCCGGATGCGACAAACTCCATCAAGAGACGCAGCGGAGAAAAAGTTCCTGACGGACTTGCATTATTTTCCTCCCACTCTGAAGTCGGCACAATCAACAGATGACTGAAGTTTCATCATTATACACATATAAGAACCTGCTCCTCCGTCTGACATGGTGCACTAGCGCCTGGAAGTAACCTACCTGGGGAACACGGCTACGCTGACAGAATCTGTTTAGTTTGAACGGCATTAACTTTTATAATCCTCGAACACACAGGGAGTCCCGCTAAACAAACGTGACATAGATTCGCAACGGGAAAAACACAGGTAATTTCTCCTATTTGTACATTGTACATTTCGGACAAGATGTTGAATGCCACCGAGGTGCGGCGCAGTATGTGCCTGAGACATGCTTGTAGTTTCTATCCAGTTTTCTGACCTACAGAGAAGGGGAAATGCGCAACTTTGTGATCGTGTACTATGTCTAACGCTGGTTGAGTTTTTATTTAAGACATTTTGGGTAGCCTAGTTGCAATCTGTGTTCACTCCTACTCACATTTAACCCCATGGCACTTACATTCTTATCAAGTAAGTAACACATCGGCCATGTCGTGTAGCCTATACAGAAATAACCCTTAGCCCTGTTAAAAATACATGACACTAAAGGGTGAGCTCTCTGTCAATCTGTTTATCGATTCTGGCATGTCTTAAGTTATGTTTTAATTCAATAGCTAAATCACGACTTGGAAGAATGAAAAGTTGGATCGATTCCAAGAAAAACCCCTTGCCTTAAATCAATGTTGTGTTATCAGGGCTTTAAAAGAAGACGCGGGACGGAGGGTCTCGCCTTGTTCACTCCTCGGTAGCGATGAGCGCCCTGCGCACACCTGTCTTGATTGGACTCCTACTGTTGATATTCACCGCCGGATACTGCAAGCAGAGCGCCGTTCCCACGGGCGTCCGGGACGGCCGGAGCCTCTTGGAGCTCATCATGGACAAAGTACGAGTTGCACGGGAGCATCACACGGAGGACAGCGAGAGCAGCGTGCAGCATGCGTCCAGAAAACAAGAATATTCTATCGAGACAAAGGAAGTGAATGAAGTGAACAAATCACAACACAACGAGCAAATTTTAGGTAAGTTTGTTCATTTTCCATCAGGTTCAACGGAACTATCCACAGATTGTTTTTTGGTTTTTGTATCAAGTGTATTTAGGTGAAAGTGGAGAAGACtgcatcagtaggctacattacatcCATCGTCCAATTTTAAACTGGAAGTAGCCTAACTGATGAAGCTTACAACCTGAGTGAACATCATGTAATTAATTAGGTGGTCATGTGTTGCCTATGATCTGCTGCCAAAATCATTGTAATCAGGAAATACATATCCACTCGATTTGATCATGcatttctctcttttgctctccatccttctccctGCATCTATCCCttttctcctttcctttctttaCCCATCCCCTGGCAGAAATTTTTCCAAGAGATCTTAGACAGAAGGATAAACTTTTGAAACACTTAACAGGTAAGCCCGATAGCACAtgcttattttaaaatgtattgttCAAATGCATTGGTTTGGCAAGTTGTGTGCTGGATCTTGGGCAAATTGATTTCACTGTTGACATATATCTGTATTTTCCAGGGCCGCTATACTTCAGTCCAAAGTGTAGCAAACTCTTTTATAGATTATATCATAATACCAGAGACTGCACAATACCTGCCTGTGAGTGACTTACTTCACAACCTCTTTACTATTTGCTAAACGAACTTCTGTTTTTTAATTAGAATAttgataataatattattaatgAGTGTTCAAAATTATGTATTTTAAGATGTTAAGATgtagtaatatatatatagctcTTATACCTGCCTCTTTTGTGACACCGTTTGAACCCAGTATTGTTATTTATACATGTCTGAGGCTAAGGTATTTATGGTGTCATTACTTTATTGCCAGCATAAACAGTAGAATGGAAATGTCCCTTTTTAGATTTTTCTTTGACATCCTTAATGCTTATTTTTCAGGGAGTAAAAGTGCATCTGTTTTATTTCTAGATTATAAAAGATGTGCACGGCTACTGACCAGGTTAGCAGGGAGTCAGAAATGCACAGACGGATAGATAGCAACAGGTGGGTAAACCTTTCAGTTCTATCCTCAGTTCCCATGCATACAGAGCGTACAcacatacttacttacttacatacacacatgcatagagcgtacacacatacttacttacatacacacatgcatagagcgtacacacatacttacttacatacacacatgcatagacgtacacacatacctatttacacacacacattcatagagcgtacacacatacttacttacttacacacatgcatagagcgtacacacatacttacttacttacatacacacatgcatagagcgtacacacatacttacatacacacatgcatagagtgtacacacatactgtacttacttacttacttacatacacacatgaatagagcgtacacacatacttacttacatacacacatgtatagtgtacacacatacttacttacatacacacatgaatagagcgtacacacatacttacttacatacacacatgtatagagcgtacacacatacttacttacatacacacatgcatatacagacacacacaaacaaa
It encodes:
- the alkal2b gene encoding ALK and LTK ligand 2; the protein is MSALRTPVLIGLLLLIFTAGYCKQSAVPTGVRDGRSLLELIMDKVRVAREHHTEDSESSVQHASRKQEYSIETKEVNEVNKSQHNEQILEIFPRDLRQKDKLLKHLTGPLYFSPKCSKLFYRLYHNTRDCTIPAYYKRCARLLTRLAGSQKCTDG